A region from the Lolium perenne isolate Kyuss_39 chromosome 4, Kyuss_2.0, whole genome shotgun sequence genome encodes:
- the LOC127296001 gene encoding uncharacterized protein isoform X3, whose product MRDLVMPVLLCIAAWAAPSSWLPRLPQALEDLDGAQVGIGGAQASSDRGGHRRAPPTAGSVTSQYLPDTVGFGRFEHKSGCSRSSLVVSFPLSLRLESHAKIEGHNPQRCSKAILPWAFLPRFWDGLCLA is encoded by the exons ATGCGGGATCTGGTCATGCCGGTTCTCCTTTGCATTGCTGCTTGGGCTGCTCCCTCCTCGTGGCTGCCTCGTCTCCCCCAG GCTTTGGAAGATTTGGATGGAGCACAGGTCGGGATTGGTGGTGCACAGGCGAGCTCGGACAGGGGCGGGCACAGGCGAGCTCCACCTACAGCAGGGAGCGTCACATCCCAATATCTACCAG ACACTGTAGGCTTTGGAAGATTTGAGCACAAGTCGGGATGCTCCCGTTCATCTTTG GTTGTTTCCTTTCCCCTCTCTCTACGTTTGGAATCCCATGCCAAAATCGAAGGTCACAACCCCCAG CGATGCAGCAAAGCTATCCTCCCGTGGGCCTTTCTTCCAAGATTTTGGGATGGGCTGTGTCTTGCTTGA
- the LOC127296001 gene encoding uncharacterized protein isoform X1 — translation MRDLVMPVLLCIAAWAAPSSWLPRLPQALEDLDGAQVGIGGAQASSDRGGHRRAPPTAGSVTSQYLPDTVGFGRFEHKSGCSRSSLVVSFPLSLRLESHAKIEGHNPQQSYPPVGLSSKILGWAVSCLTWYAHPFSGSTIKYRIISAAWFLSA, via the exons ATGCGGGATCTGGTCATGCCGGTTCTCCTTTGCATTGCTGCTTGGGCTGCTCCCTCCTCGTGGCTGCCTCGTCTCCCCCAG GCTTTGGAAGATTTGGATGGAGCACAGGTCGGGATTGGTGGTGCACAGGCGAGCTCGGACAGGGGCGGGCACAGGCGAGCTCCACCTACAGCAGGGAGCGTCACATCCCAATATCTACCAG ACACTGTAGGCTTTGGAAGATTTGAGCACAAGTCGGGATGCTCCCGTTCATCTTTG GTTGTTTCCTTTCCCCTCTCTCTACGTTTGGAATCCCATGCCAAAATCGAAGGTCACAACCCCCAG CAAAGCTATCCTCCCGTGGGCCTTTCTTCCAAGATTTTGGGATGGGCTGTGTCTTGCTTGACATGGTATGCACACCCATTTTCTGGTTCCACAATTAAATATCGAATTATATCCGCTGCTTGGTTCTTATCTGCATAG
- the LOC127296001 gene encoding uncharacterized protein isoform X2, translating into MRDLVMPVLLCIAAWAAPSSWLPRLPQALEDLDGAQVGIGGAQASSDRGGHRRAPPTAGSVTSQYLPDTVGFGRFEHKSGCSRSSLVVSFPLSLRLESHAKIEGHNPQQSYPPVGLSSKILGWAVSCLTWETFT; encoded by the exons ATGCGGGATCTGGTCATGCCGGTTCTCCTTTGCATTGCTGCTTGGGCTGCTCCCTCCTCGTGGCTGCCTCGTCTCCCCCAG GCTTTGGAAGATTTGGATGGAGCACAGGTCGGGATTGGTGGTGCACAGGCGAGCTCGGACAGGGGCGGGCACAGGCGAGCTCCACCTACAGCAGGGAGCGTCACATCCCAATATCTACCAG ACACTGTAGGCTTTGGAAGATTTGAGCACAAGTCGGGATGCTCCCGTTCATCTTTG GTTGTTTCCTTTCCCCTCTCTCTACGTTTGGAATCCCATGCCAAAATCGAAGGTCACAACCCCCAG CAAAGCTATCCTCCCGTGGGCCTTTCTTCCAAGATTTTGGGATGGGCTGTGTCTTGCTTGACATG